In Pseudoalteromonas sp. NC201, a single window of DNA contains:
- the hupB gene encoding nucleoid-associated protein HU-beta → MNKSQLIDQIAADADISKAAAGRALDSFIESVTGALKDGDSVALVGFGTFSVRERAARSGRNPQTGETIQIAAANIPSFKAGKALKDAVN, encoded by the coding sequence GTGAATAAATCTCAATTAATCGATCAAATCGCAGCTGATGCTGACATTTCTAAAGCGGCTGCTGGTCGTGCGCTAGATTCATTCATTGAGTCTGTAACGGGTGCACTAAAAGACGGTGACTCTGTTGCACTTGTAGGTTTTGGTACTTTCTCAGTGCGCGAGCGTGCTGCACGTTCTGGTCGTAACCCACAAACTGGTGAGACTATTCAAATCGCAGCAGCTAACATCCCATCTTTCAAAGCGGGTAAAGCGCTTAAAGACGCAGTAAACTAA